One part of the Rutidosis leptorrhynchoides isolate AG116_Rl617_1_P2 chromosome 1, CSIRO_AGI_Rlap_v1, whole genome shotgun sequence genome encodes these proteins:
- the LOC139886131 gene encoding photosystem I chlorophyll a/b-binding protein 3-1, chloroplastic-like, whose protein sequence is MATQALVSSSSLTSSVESARQIFGARPVYTPSRKLSFLVKAASTPPVKQGNRQLWFASKQSLSYLDGSLPGDFGFDPLGLSDPEGTGGFIEPKWLAYGEVINGRFAMLGAAGAIAPEILGKLGLIPAETALPWFKTGVIPPAGTYNYWADPFTLFVLEMALMGFAEHRRLQDWYNPGSMGKQYFLGLEKGFSGSGDPAYPGGPFFNPLGFGKDEKSMKELKLKEIKNGRLAMLAVLGYFIQGLVTGVGPFQNLLDHLSDPVNNNVLTSLKFH, encoded by the exons ATGGCAACTCAAGCTTTGGTGTCATCATCATCACTTACCTCCTCAGTGGAGTCTGCTAGGCAAATCTTTGGTGCAAGGCCAGTTTACACACCTTCAAGAAAGTTATCTTTTCTTGTCAAAGCTGCATCAACCCCTCCTGTTAAG CAAGGAAACAGACAGCTATGGTTTGCATCCAAGCAATCTCTTTCTTACCTGGATGGAAG TCTTCCAGGTGACTTTGGATTTGACCCACTTGGTCTTTCAGACCCAGAAGGAACTGGAGGATTTATTGAGCCCAAATGGCTAGCTTATGGAGAAGTTATCAACGGACGGTTCGCTATGTTGGGTGCAGCTGGAGCCATTGCACCCGAAATTCTAGGCAAGCTTGGGCTCATCCCAGCCGAAACCGCCCTCCCATGGTTCAAAACTGGTGTTATTCCCCCAGCCGGCACGTACAACTACTGGGCTGACCCATTCACACTATTTGTACTCGAAATGGCACTAATGGGCTTTGCTGAACACAGAAGACTTCAAGATTGGTACAACCCAGGGTCAATGGGAAAGCAATACTTTTTGGGTTTGGAAAAAGGCTTTTCTGGGTCAGGCGACCCAGCGTACCCGGGCGGGCCATTTTTCAACCCGTTAGGATTCGGTAAAGATGAGAAGTCAATGAAGGAATTGAAGCTTAAAGAGATCAAGAATGGTAGATTGGCTATGTTGGCAGTGTTGGGCTATTTCATTCAGGGTTTGGTGACTGGAGTTGGACCTTTCCAGAACCTTCTAGACCATTTGTCTGATCCTGTCAACAACAATGTCTTGACCAGCCTTAAGTTCCACTAG